A genomic region of Bactrocera dorsalis isolate Fly_Bdor chromosome 3, ASM2337382v1, whole genome shotgun sequence contains the following coding sequences:
- the LOC105229678 gene encoding ATP synthase subunit alpha, mitochondrial: MSMISARLASSVARTLPKAATQVACKAAYPAASLAARKLHVSATQRSAEISSILEERILGVAPKADLEETGRVLSIGDGIARVYGLNNIQADEMVEFSSGLKGMALNLEPDNVGVVVFGNDKLIKQGDIVKRTGAIVDVPVGDQLLGRVVDALGNAIDGKGPINTKDRFRVGIKAPGIIPRVSVREPMQTGIKAVDSLVPIGRGQRELIIGDRQTGKTALAIDTIINQKRFNDGQDESKKLYCIYVAIGQKRSTVAQIVKRLTDAGAMNYSIIVSATASDAAPLQYLAPYSGCAMGEYFRDKGKHALIIYDDLSKQAVAYRQMSLLLRRPPGREAYPGDVFYLHSRLLERAAKMSPAMGGGSLTALPVIETQAGDVSAYIPTNVISITDGQIFLETELFYKGIRPAINVGLSVSRVGSAAQTKAMKQVAGSMKLELAQYREVAAFAQFGSDLDAATQQLLNRGVRLTELLKQGQYVPMSIEDQVAVIYCGVRGHLDKMDPAKITKFEKEFLQHIKTNEQGLLDQIAKDGQISEASDAKLKDIVSKFLSTFQG, encoded by the exons ATGTCCATGATTTCTGCACGTTTGGCCTCATCTGTGGCCCGCACATTGCCAAAGGCTGCTACACAG GTCGCCTGCAAGGCTGCTTACCCTGCTGCTTCATTGGCTGCACGTAAACTTCATGTCTCGGCCACACAACGTAGCGCTgagatttcttccattttggaGGAGCGCATCTTGGGTGTTGCCCCCAAGGCCGATTTGGAAGAGACCGGTCGTGTGTTGAGCATTGGTGATGGTATTGCTCGCGTCTATGGTTTGAATAACATCCAAGCCGATGAGATGGTGGAATTCTCCTCTGGTCTGAAAGGTATGGCTTTGAATTTGGAACCTGACAACGTCGGTGTTGTCGTCTTCGGTAATGACAAATTGATCAAGCAAGGTGATATTGTCAAGCGTACCGGTGCTATTGTCGACGTACCAGTCGGTGATCAATTGTTGGGACGCGTCGTCGATGCTTTGGGTAACGCCATTGACGGTAAAGGACCTATCAACACCAAGGACCGTTTCCGTGTCGGTATCAAGGCCCCCGGTATCATTCCCCGTGTGTCTGTGCGCGAACCTATGCAGACTGGCATCAAAGCCGTCGATTCGTTGGTGCCAATTGGTCGTGGTCAACGTGAGTTGATCATTGGTGACAGACAGACTGG CAAAACTGCTTTGGCTATTGATACCATCATCAACCAGAAGCGTTTCAACGATGGACAAGATGAAAGCAAGAAATTGTACTGCATCTACGTTGCCATTGGTCAGAAACGTTCGACTGTCGCCCAGATTGTGAAACGTTTAACCGATGCTGGTGCCATGAACTACTCCATCATTGTGTCGGCTACCGCCTCTGATGCTGCTCCTCTGCAGTACTTGGCTCCCTACTCTGGCTGCGCCATGGGTGAATACTTCCGTGACAAGGGAAAGCACGCTTTGATCATCTATGACGATTTGTCGAAACAAGCTGTTGCTTACCGTCAAATGTCCCTGTTGTTGCGTCGTCCACCAGGTCGTGAGGCCTACCCCGGTGATGTGTTCTACTTGCACTCCCGTTTGTTGGAGCGTGCCGCCAAAATGTCGCCCGCTATGGGTGGTGGCTCTTTGACCGCCTTGCCCGTCATTGAGACACAGGCTGGTGATGTGTCCGCCTACATTCCAACCAATGTCATCTCCATCACTGACggtcagatcttcttggaaacTGAATTGTTCTACAAGGGTATCCGCCCAGCCATTAACGTCGGTCTGTCTGTATCCCGTGTCGGTTCAGCTGCCCAAACCAAGGCCATGAAGCAGGTCGCTGGTTCCATGAAATTGGAATTGGCTCAATACCGTGAAGTCGCTGCTTTCGCCCAATTCGGTTCTGATTTGGATGCTGCTACCCAACAATTGTTGAACCGTGGTGTGCGTTTGACTGAATTGTTGAAACAAGGTCAATACGTGCCAATGTCAATTGAAGATCAG GTTGCTGTCATCTACTGCGGTGTACGCGGTCACTTGGACAAGATGGATCCCGCCAAGATCACCAAGTTCGAAAAGGAATTCTTGCAACACATTAAGACCAACGAACAAGGTCTGCTCGACCAAATCGCGAAGGATGGTCAAATCTCTGAGGCCTCCGATGCCAAACTGAAGGATATTGTCTCAAAATTCTTGTCGACTTTCCAGGGTTAA
- the LOC105229679 gene encoding G2/mitotic-specific cyclin-B, whose protein sequence is MVGATKIRIDENETNTFAKVKKFGVANATENTKRAALGDLQNRAVLRLANAKEAAQKDIDSKLKNVIQNTKPRVDTHWKKAPGATAKSTSTAAEQPKKILTRSNSTRVETAALQRNAVTGLNKHKTLTTKVVEQKLQQAKLIKAKAAQDEKPKKSGETLTLRREDSNLSLKSLSKLKAALTREANKVTAGKLIAQSVKPETKAVSESSDSDSESNKNAEAQISSAQTYSPEVEDFADIEDIDSGDSDQLLLVSEYVNDIYNYLFQLEDEQVIRENHLDDQEEVYPKMRAVLIDWINEVHFQFHLTPETFQMTVAIIDRYLQEVKDTKRTHLQLVGVTALFIAAKYEELVPPSIADFVYITDDTYNSKQIVQMELKIIKTLECNLSRPLPIHFLRRFSKAAKVEDIHHALAKYFLELTSIEYDLASYKPSEIAAASLFLALHLLKENAKAPTGFNNKHWSPTMQYYSRYTAEHLRPIATKIATVVRNAPSAKLKAVYTKYQSSKLYKIAMRSELYDKLIDSIINHAE, encoded by the exons ATGGTTGGCGCTACGAAAATCCGTATTGATGAG aaTGAAACAAACACCTTTGCCAAGGTAAAGAAATTTGGTGTTGCAAATGCAACGGAGAATACTAAGCGTGCAGCCTTAGGGGACTTACAGAATCGAGCAGTTCTAAGACTTGCCAATGCTAAAGAAGCTGCACAGAAGGA TATTGACTCGAAACTGAAAAATGTAATTCAAAATACCAAACCACGTGTGGATACACATTGGAAAAAGGCGCCAGGAGCCACTGCCAAGTCAACAAGCACAGCTGCTGAACAGCCGAAAAAGATTCTTACGCGATCAAATTCTACACGTGTTGAAACAGCAGCTTTGCAGAGAAATGCTGTGACCGGCCTTAACAAACACAAGACGCTTACTACAAAAGTAGtggaacaaaaattacaacaggCAAAGC TCATTAAAGCTAAGGCTGCACAGGATGAAAAACCAAAGAAATCTGGCGAAACACTTACATTAAGGCGTGAAGATAGCAACTTATCGCTCAAATCGCTGTCAAAACTAAAAGCAGCTTTGACAAGAGAAGCGAATAAGGTTACTGCTGGAAAACTAATAGCACAGAGCGTAAAACCAGAAACGAAAGCTGTTTCTGAGTCGTCGGATTCAGACAGCGAAAGTAACAAAAATGCTGAAGCACAAATCTCAAGTGCACAAACATACTCACCTGAAGTAGAAGATTTCGCTGACATTGAAGATATTGATTCTGGCGATTCGGATCAACTGCTACTGGTATCGGAATACGTGAATGATATATATAATTACCTCTTTCAATTAGAGGATGAACAGGTTATACGAGAAAACCATTTGGATGACCAAGAGGAAGTTTACCCTAAAATGCGCGCTGTACTCATCGACTGGATTAACGAAGTACACTTTCAGTTTCATTTAACACCGGAAACATTCCAAATGACAGTGGCAATTATCGATCGCTACTTGCAAGAAGTAAAGGATACAAAACGCACACATTTGCAATTGGTAGGTGTGACGGCTCTATTCATTGCGGCCAAGTATGAAGAATTAGTTCCCCCATCGATTGCCGATTTTGTCTACATAACCGACGACACATACAATTCCAAACAAATCGTACAAATGGAGTTGAAAATCATTAAAACACTCGAATGCAATTTGTCGCGCCCTTTGCCAATACATTTTTTGCGTCGCTTCTCCAAGGCGGCTAAAGTAGAAGATATACACCACGCGTTGGCTAAATATTTTCTCGAATTGACATCAATCGAATACGATTTAGCATCATACAAGCCGTCCGAG ATCGCCGCTGCTTCTCTATTCTTAGCCCTGCATTTGCTTAAAGAGAACGCTAAAGCACCAACGGGCTTCAACAACAAACACTGGTCTCCTACAATGCAATATTACTCGCGGTACACCGCAGAGCACTTGAGACCTATAGCCACGAAAATTGCAACTGTGGTGCGAAATGCGCCATCTGCCAAACTAAAGGCTGTTTACACAAAATACCAATCatcgaaattatataaaattgcgATGCGTTCAGAATTATATGATAAACTAATTGATTCAATAATTAACCATGCTGAATGA